AAGTATTGGTGATAACAACGGTCACTGTTGTGTCAAGATGGACAAGCTTGTTTATGATCTTCCCATCGTATTTTTTGGTTTGGCAATTTCAAGTTTACTCTGATTTATGATTTTGTCATTCATTTGGTTCAATTGCGGTTGACTAGAGAATACTCCCTTTCTTGATTTTGTATGACAGGGACAAATTAAGTTAAAGGAGACTGCTTTAGAAGCCTCTGCAAGCTCGTTTGCAGAGAAGGAAAGGGatcttcaaaacaaaattgaagagTTGGTTAGCAGATTGGAAGAACTCAACCAGAATAGTGCATTTTTCTGCCATAACCAACCTCAAAAGGTTAGCaattatatgtaaatataaTGTGCATAGGgaattatatgtttttgtgtTCTGTTTGTGTTACTCAAACATCTAGGCATACACGAGTTCTGAACCACGTAAGAGATAGATGAAGTTCCTTTTGTGATGTATGATCTTTTTTTAACCAGTTGTCTATCTAGACGGTACtgctatatttttcttttaaattcattaaatgtGCACCGTAATACTGTTTCTTAATCTTAAATGTTTATTCTTCAATGCAGTCATCTGAAGACGACATTGGAGTTAATTCAATTGGTGATATAGCTGAAGATTTTGGAAACACGGATGAAAATCCAAGCAGTTCATATGGGACGTGCAAAGAAAATGGGAATTCGAGACTGTTAATCAAGAGGTATGATTTGGAAGAAACAGCAGTTCTATTTGAGTTGGTTCTGTGCTCTAGCCTTGCTCCTAGCCTTCTCTTCTACATTGTGATTGAATTATTTTCCTGTTTCATTCCAGCGATCATTCCACTGCATCAGAGCAAGAACCAAAAGCCTCCTGTATCAATAACACAGACCACAATGCTGATAAGTTGTTGAGTGAACTAGTGACATCGAAGGAGAGAAACAAATCgatggaaaatgaactgaaggAGATGCAAGAGAGATATTCGGAAATAAGTCTCAAGTTTGCGGAGGTAGAAGGAGAAAGACAACAGCTTGTGATGACACTACGGAATCTTAAGAATGCCAGAAAGAGCtagtattttttcttgaatattatCTTATACAGAACCTATATATACTGTGTATAGTTGAGCAGTGGGATGCGCTGCAAGGAGAATGTAGTGTTGTTTTCTTTGGAAGAATGAATAATCAATCTGTACAAAGTAATACGAAAGTTCAAAAGAATCCCGAGTGTAGGGAAGCCATTTTTAATTAGGTGTCCAGATGATTTTGTTCTAGTTTGTAATATTCTGAAAGCTTGTCATGTTGTTGTGACGTTTGTTCATTAATATATTCTTTTCATTGTTCCCTTGGTGATCACTGCTGTTCCTGTTACGCTGGAAGTGCTTGCTTTCTGGTGATGGCTGGGGAGGAGGGTAAATCAATGAAGGGGGAAATAACTAAAAGATTGCAGAGAACTTGTTCCAGTTTCTATTCGTTGTAGAATGTAGAATGAGAAAGCTTAAGCACGTCTGGGCCTAGAACACAGGCCCAAGGGCCTAGTGGACCCAGACCTGTACATTGTACTTGTAttatattaacttaaaaaatccaCCACTATTTTTAGGCCTGCTTCTActctctttttagtttttataattaccagaaatttcattaaatatcaCATCCTTAGctggaaataaaataataataataaaaacaacgaATTAATGGTGTAATTGAAACTTCTATTAGATTAGGGAGCTGATTAAACCATTATAATATTTGAAGAACCAAGATGTAGTTTGCCTTTctataaattcttgaaaatctCTCTTACTAGGGTTTATCGCATCCCCTTCTCCCCTCCGTCAGCTCTGTAACCATGGAGAATCCCTCACCAGCACCTCCATCAACTACTCAATGCTGGAGTAACATAGTAAAGAACCAGcaaccatcaccaccaccagcaccatcACAGCAACAGCAAGACCAGTTGTATGTGGAGAGTTGCAAGTCGACACACGGCATATCAGTGGCGGTTATTGATGCAAACGCCGTCATACAGGGCGGAGAGAAGCTCAACAACTTGGCCGACAAGTTCGTCACCGTCCCTGAAGTCCTCGCCGAGATTCGCGATCCTGTTTCTCGCCATCGACTTGCTTTCATTCCTTTCTCAATTGATTGCAGGGAACCCTCCCCTGATTCCCTcaataaaggtaaaaaaaacccCTTCAATTTTGAAAAGTAGTGGATAGTTTGATCGATTTCTGTTTAGATTGCTTCTGTAATTATTTGCTATTAATTTGCAATGAAAAGGGAAGTAgctgaattataagaaaatatgtCACGGAGCGAACTTGGGGTTTAGTCTCATGTGTTTTATATGCCTTTGACAGTTATCAAGTTTGCGAGAGCAACTGGAGATTTACAGACCCTATCTGATGTTGATCTTAAACTCATTGCATTGACATATACATTGGAGACACAACTTCACGGGACTAAACATATTAGGGATGCGCCACCCCCTGTCCATACAGTCAATGTGAAGAGGCTGCCTGAAAAGGACATGCCAGGGTGGGGTTCTAATGTTCCTAATTTGGAAGAATGGGAAGCTTTGGAACAAGAAACTGGAGATGGGATAGATCCCAGCTCGAGAATTCTTCCCTTAAAAGACATAAGCTTGAACGTTATGCCTGCTGATGACCAATCCGAAGATGGTTCGATGGGGACTGGAGGGGAAGCAAATTCTGAGAATTTTGAAGATGTTGAACATGGTTCGAGGAAGCCCAGGAGATTTCCACCCAAGAAAAAAGACATAAACCTTGAAGGGAAAAAGATGGTTGCTGGTGGAATTGATGCCTCGCAGGGACAATTTGATGATAATGCTGGTGATTGGATGCCTGCTGTTAGTCGAAGCACTCATAGAAGATATCTTAGAAGAAAAGGTAGACGTGATTTTAATGAAGCATTATTAGAGAAAGATAGCCAGCAAGATCTAGAGAAAAGTATGGATGACAGCACTATTGAGGTAGCTAGTGTCCCAGATCAAGTGGTACATCAAAGTTTGATATCTGAGGAGAGTATGATGACAGAGGTGAAGAACTGTGATGGTGATGTTTCcttgattttaaaacaaatgaGACTGGAAGAAGGTTCACTGGAGGCTGCTCAAGGTGAGAAAGGAGAGAACAGTACTTCTGCAGAGACAGAGATTAACGATTCTAGGGACATGGAAGCTTCCTTAGATCACATTGAAAACATTGATGTTGAGACGAGAAGAGTTGATATTGCCAGTGCAGAATCAGATCACTTGGAGATCTCAAGCCAGATTCACGAAAGTGTTGATGCATCATATTCAGATGATAATGATAGCGAGCAAAGCTGGATGGTCAGATCCTTATCTGAGTCAAGTGTAGCTTGTGTAACTAGTGACTTTGCAATGCAGAATGTACTTCTGCAAATGGGCTTACGACTGCTGGCACCTGGAGGAAATCAAATCCGCCAGCTGCACAGGTATACAATTGTTGTTCATGTTTATATTGGTTTCCCAATTATCTTTGACTTTCTTGACTGGAACATTGTGGTTATATTCCTATCTTTAAAGACATCTACACTTGCAGGTGGATACTGAAATGCCATGCCTGCTATACCGTCACAGCTGAAATTGGGAGGATATTTTGTCCGAAGTGTGGAAATGGCGGCACTTTAAGAAAGGTTGCTGTAACAGTTGGTGAGAATGGAATTGTTTTGGCTGATCGTAGGCCACGGATTACTCTGCGCGGTACAAAAGTAAGTATATTCCTAGGGAAGGAAATTAAGAAATCTATTCAAGCTACCAGcagaaaatcttttattttatttgtgccTTGGTTTAATTTTAGGGAGATATGTATAATACATTTATGCAGTTGTTTCCATCTTACATTTATTGCTTAGCTTATTCTGTTCTGTGCTTCTGACCATTggtttatattacttttttgtTCTGTGGGTTCTTTTACTTAGCTGACTGTGATCTCTACTTGGGGATGGTTTTCTATGGCCATGCATGGGAGGCGTCTTATCCTTCACATCATGTTGGAAAATCTGTACCATGCTAGCATCCATGCTCCTGCCCCACAACactgacacacacacacacacacacacacaacattCTTCTCCAGTGATAGTGCAAGGAGTGTGGATTGATTTTTCATGAACCTTAGAAAGCTTGCATGAGAGCCGCCCATTATGCCTTCTGTTGTTCAGTGTCtgttgtgtgtgtgtaagaAGTGCATGGACTGGACATGTTGGATGTTCTTGTTTTCCACTAATTTGTTTGAAGTCCTCCTGCCCATATATGCTTTGACATTTTACCCCCTTGCAGTTTTCACTGCCTTCACCACAAGGTGGGAGGGATGCTATCACTAAGAATCTCATTCTGCGCGAGGATCAGCTACCACAAAAGTTCCTCTACCCTAAGacgaagaagaaagtgaacaagGAGGTTGGCTTCTTTGTTGTTTGCATATATCTTCTTGCTTGTGTTTAATTAATTCCAGACtaatttatataaatctaaCCATGTAGGGAGATGACATCTTCTCGGTTCGGGATGACATCTTTGGCCACCATACTGATAAAAAAACTTCTTTCCGGCCTCCGATAAGGCAAGCATTAGCAGTTTTTAGCGGGAAAAGGAATCCAAATGACAATCACTATGCTCGTCCTAAGCACTGATGCTAGCTTttgattgtcttttttttttaaaaaaaaatttaatttgacttgGAATTGTTGTCTACTCTGGTTTATTTTATAGTTGCTGCTTGCGAAATGATGATCAACATTTATGTTTGAGTCTGTAGGGAGAAGTTTGTAATTGTCATGTACTGAAAGTTTGTTCTCCGAAAGAGCACGGTTTTGGTAGTTTTGTGCGATTGAAATGATACTCAAGCTGCATTTCTTCCAGCAATTATCTGGTGTATTACTTTCAAGCAATAATCTACTGATGAAATTCGTAACCTGTTTCTTTTAACCATGGATTTTGTACCTGGTTTATTATTACTATAGAAGATAAATTGGGCTAAAAATCCATGTATTTAAATAGTGCCAACATAAAACCAAAGTAGTGGACAGATTGACGGAATAAACTATAATACAAGACAGTGCAGACTAAAGCTAGGAGCATGGTGTAATTTTACGTACAAGTGGCCAACTTCTATCTCTTCCCCTTCGGCTACAGTCACCCTCGATGTAATGGCAACGTAGATTTGATTCGTGATGCAATTGAAAAGCTGGAAGCAAGCGCCCCGCCACCGTTTCTTGCTCACCATACGCCCCAAACTCCGGAGAAACCTGTGACAAATCCAGATGCAATTCCAATATTAACCCTGCGTGACATGCCATTCTCTCCGCGagcttttaaaagtatattgCCACAAAGTTCATTGTTGCCCGTGTACCGGAGTTCGGCAAGCTCTGGACCTTAAGAGGAAAGCTCTATCATGCTTGACCTCGTATCAATATATTTCAAGGAAGAAATGCCATAAAGCCACTGCAGATCGGTCATGTACAGATAGTTCATTGATAGGCAAGTTTGTGAGGTTTCCAAGGCGATGAGGATCCATTCTGCAACTCCCGAGCTAGGAAAGATATGATATCTTGAACTTCTCACTGAACCAAAAAAATCTGGGACACTTGTATGGTTATTCCAGCTCAGATCCAAGCAATCCAGCTGCTTCAACTCGACAGAAGGATTTAGGTCACCAGCTATAATATATTctcataatttatatatatatatatatacacacacacacacaaagtgttTCAAAACGCCAGATTTTGGAGGTCAAGCATGATAGCACGCCCAATTATGGTATCACATTCTATAGCTTCCCATCTACAACGGTCTTCCTCACCAACCCATGATGACAACCTGTTTTGCTTTCAGAATTGCCTAAAAGACATTGCTTGAATGGTAGAGTCGTTCCTCTCTTGTTCATGCAACTGTTAATGAAAATTGATTTCTTAAAGGGCAAGAAGGTTGGAACCCAAGGTGACCCACGAAGAAGCAAAGAATTAGATAGATTTGCAAGGAACTCTAGGTCTTCAAAGAAATTTATATTGATTAGCTAATAAATTCTTCAGCCTGGTCAATCGAATCTTTCGCCAGGTAAAGtttctgtttaatttttttatttttatttttataaatcctTCATTAAAGACAATTgccaatatatttcttttatttcaatgcTTGCTGATGTTTGTCATTTGCTTGATGTCTGTAACGAGGTTTTAAGACAGCAAGATCAAGTGAAACTTGTTTGCCGTGTCTAAAGTTATCATAATCAACCATTTATCTGAGTTGCTGGGAAAATTTAATAAGAATAGTGGAAGGCAAATGCATATCCTTTTCATACCTGGAGTCATTGATGTTAAACAAACAAGCATCCCTGTATTTGCCTCTTATTGTCTCCAATTCTCTGAAAAGGATGCAAAACAATAAGTAGGGCTAGGAGCCATTTCCTAAGGCTCCAGCATCTTATTGCTTAGGAATCTTGCACTAGAGAACATACCATATAAATGGTTTTTCTCTGGGAATTGCTTTTGATCATGCTACATACAGCATGTTACATATTAATATGTGCATTTGTGTATTGAAACATTCCTTCCATAGTCATATCTGACTCATTTTCAgagttttatgaaaataaatgataagCAGAGAACGCAATCAGGTGAAAAGAAAGGGTCGATGCAGTTTGAACTAAAAGTTTGCTATGGTCATAACTTTACTCATCATCCAAGGTATACAACGAGGCTCTTGTCATAAAGGaagctctttgtttttttagcacGCACACATTTACAAGGACCTCAGATGAAACTGAAGTGAGAAAaaagtaaaggaaagaaaagactATTGCAATTGTATGAATCTGATTTACTGTGTGTTAGCTTCAAGCCTTCAACTCAATTATGATGCCAGCGCAAGCTCTGCCCATGCCAAAGAAGATGCCTTGAGGTCAGCAGATATAGTTGTATCAATTCCGCTCTCTAGAATGGCACTCAACTCCTGCATGGAAGGCTGCTTGGTGGGGTCTGGATGGATGCAAAGGTTTACCACTTCACATATAACTTTGAGGTCTTCGAATCTGAAATGCTTCAACTCGGGATCCACCACATAAGCCATTGCTTCTGGCAGTTCTAGGAAGTCCTTAGCCTACAGAACACAGAAgctatcaagttttttttttatcacttataTGGGCAACGATTTTTCCAGATAACTGTTTCTTTGAGATTACCAAGAACGGAAATTTGCAAATGTTTAAACTACAAGAGATTTCTTACCCAATCTACCAAGCGCCCCTTGTCCTTGCAGTATGGAGGTCTTCCACTGATTATTTCCAGTAAAAGAACACCAAAAGCATAAATGTTCCCTTGGACATCAAGATGGCGTCCCTCCAGAGAATGTGGAAGCACACAGATAGCACCTTGGCTGCCTATGGAGCCCGAGTTCTTCTCTGATCTTGCAAGAATACTCTTCCAACTTTCAAAATCAACCAACTGCAGGGACAATCAAAAAGAAATCCGAAGGACCACAATTTTATAGGGGTTTGACATCCATCATAACAAATTGTTACTTGTTACTGGTTTTGAGAACCAAAATTAACTAGAAAGAGAATCAGGAATGACATTTACTAGATATCAGGTTCCAGAAGACAGTTTCAGACACATATTGAAAGATTTTACAAGCTTAAAACAATGATAAGCACCGGAATGAAGAGTGGCTATGGTCACTGATCCTGTTCACAGATTTCCAAGCTACCAGAGCTTCTTTAAGTCTTCCGGTCCTCTCAGATAACAGTACAATGATAGAATGATTATATGATTCTTTTGGGTTACATATGCTAGCAGTGACCATAGCTAAAACAATTTATCTAATCTGAGGCGAATTCAACCTCATGAACAATTCCATTTTTTCTATGATACAAAAAAGGAAGTGCTGACAGACTCaggaactctttttttttgtattatgtcAAAAGTGTCAAGTTTTTAACACTTCTTTAGAAGAATAGAGCAAGGCATCAGTGAGTACCTTTGGGGAAAATTCCTCTGTGAGATATACAGAACTGGAATTTAACTCGGATATAGTAAATGGTGGCTCAAGTTCAGTATGAAGGTACTTCAATCCACGAGCAATGCCTGTGACAATTTTCATCCGGCGTGTCCAAGATAATTGGCATCCATCTCCATCTGCATTGATACAGGTTGTTTGATCAACTCTAAGCAAGTATATAACGTCTGAAATATGTTTGATTATCCCAAGCATGAAACTCGACTTACAGTGAAG
This region of Populus alba chromosome 3, ASM523922v2, whole genome shotgun sequence genomic DNA includes:
- the LOC118028495 gene encoding RNA-binding NOB1-like protein: MENPSPAPPSTTQCWSNIVKNQQPSPPPAPSQQQQDQLYVESCKSTHGISVAVIDANAVIQGGEKLNNLADKFVTVPEVLAEIRDPVSRHRLAFIPFSIDCREPSPDSLNKVIKFARATGDLQTLSDVDLKLIALTYTLETQLHGTKHIRDAPPPVHTVNVKRLPEKDMPGWGSNVPNLEEWEALEQETGDGIDPSSRILPLKDISLNVMPADDQSEDGSMGTGGEANSENFEDVEHGSRKPRRFPPKKKDINLEGKKMVAGGIDASQGQFDDNAGDWMPAVSRSTHRRYLRRKGRRDFNEALLEKDSQQDLEKSMDDSTIEVASVPDQVVHQSLISEESMMTEVKNCDGDVSLILKQMRLEEGSLEAAQGEKGENSTSAETEINDSRDMEASLDHIENIDVETRRVDIASAESDHLEISSQIHESVDASYSDDNDSEQSWMVRSLSESSVACVTSDFAMQNVLLQMGLRLLAPGGNQIRQLHRWILKCHACYTVTAEIGRIFCPKCGNGGTLRKVAVTVGENGIVLADRRPRITLRGTKFSLPSPQGGRDAITKNLILREDQLPQKFLYPKTKKKVNKEGDDIFSVRDDIFGHHTDKKTSFRPPIRQALAVFSGKRNPNDNHYARPKH